A DNA window from Sulfitobacter sp. BSw21498 contains the following coding sequences:
- a CDS encoding DUF2927 domain-containing protein yields the protein MKKILLLPLVLAVSACVPASHPGVVTRAAMEPASTSSLPAMKRFTLHQALPAPRSNNDLSLDFIELSFRMESGKELPVFTRFEGPVSVRVIGAPPPTLGPDLTALMNRLRQEARIDISPTTNPAANITVEAVSRRTISKVLPQAACFVAPNVSSLDEYKKVRRTAQTNWSLLKTRSRVSIFIPNDASPQEVRDCLHEELAQALGPLNDLYRLPDSVFNDDNVHTVLTGFDMTILRAYYDPALRSGMTRGQVANALPGIFARINPGGTSTQARFVTRTPREWNAAVQGALGPGRSSGQRQDAAYSAIKIAQSLGWQDHRRAFAHYAMGRALQSGDAEAAHEQYKMSDLFYARTPGTDLHRAYVATQLGAYSVSKGQGAEALRLIAPHINTARLRENAALLSTLLLLRAEALELENRAAEAQAVRLDSLGWARYGFGSDWAVRAKMREIASLNPLK from the coding sequence ATGAAAAAGATCCTCCTGTTGCCCCTCGTGCTGGCGGTCAGTGCCTGTGTTCCGGCCTCGCACCCCGGTGTGGTCACCCGCGCCGCGATGGAGCCCGCCTCGACGTCCTCCCTGCCCGCGATGAAACGGTTCACCCTGCACCAGGCCCTGCCCGCGCCTCGATCCAACAACGATTTGTCACTTGATTTCATCGAGCTGTCGTTCCGTATGGAAAGCGGCAAGGAGCTGCCTGTTTTCACCCGTTTCGAAGGCCCCGTCAGCGTGCGCGTCATCGGTGCGCCGCCGCCGACCCTCGGCCCTGACTTGACCGCGCTGATGAACCGTTTGCGGCAAGAGGCCCGCATCGACATCAGCCCGACAACCAACCCGGCAGCCAATATCACGGTCGAAGCCGTCAGCCGTCGCACCATCAGCAAGGTGCTGCCGCAAGCCGCCTGTTTCGTGGCTCCCAATGTCAGCAGCCTTGATGAATATAAGAAAGTCCGCCGCACAGCGCAGACCAACTGGTCACTGCTGAAGACCCGCAGCCGCGTCTCTATCTTCATCCCCAATGACGCCAGCCCCCAAGAGGTCCGCGACTGCCTGCACGAAGAGCTGGCCCAAGCCCTCGGGCCGCTGAATGATCTCTACCGCCTGCCGGACTCCGTCTTTAATGACGACAACGTGCATACCGTGTTAACCGGCTTTGATATGACAATTCTACGCGCCTATTACGATCCTGCGCTGCGGTCCGGCATGACACGGGGTCAAGTGGCCAACGCCCTGCCCGGCATTTTTGCACGGATCAATCCCGGCGGCACCTCGACCCAAGCACGGTTTGTAACCCGCACCCCCCGCGAATGGAACGCCGCCGTTCAAGGCGCTCTTGGACCCGGCCGGTCCAGTGGTCAACGTCAGGACGCTGCCTATAGCGCCATTAAGATCGCGCAAAGCCTTGGCTGGCAAGATCACCGCCGCGCCTTCGCCCATTACGCAATGGGCCGCGCCTTGCAATCTGGTGACGCCGAAGCCGCGCATGAACAGTACAAGATGTCCGACCTGTTCTACGCCCGCACCCCCGGAACGGACCTGCACCGCGCCTATGTCGCGACGCAACTGGGGGCTTACTCTGTCTCCAAGGGTCAGGGTGCCGAAGCGCTGCGTCTGATCGCCCCCCATATCAACACCGCCCGCTTGCGCGAAAATGCCGCCTTGCTCAGCACCCTGCTGTTGCTGCGTGCCGAAGCGCTCGAACTGGAAAATCGCGCGGCCGAGGCGCAGGCCGTCAGGCTGGACAGTCTGGGCTGGGCACGGTACGGATTTGGCTCTGACTGGGCTGTGCGGGCCAAAATGCGCGAGATCGCGTCGCTTAACCCGCTCAAATAA
- a CDS encoding apolipoprotein acyltransferase — protein MIVILLAVIGAVIGGLTARKRNGNRKDIAQYAVGFAMAFIIVGMILTVVLDRVLTGA, from the coding sequence ATGATCGTCATACTTCTCGCCGTGATCGGCGCTGTTATCGGGGGGCTGACCGCCCGTAAACGCAACGGAAACCGCAAGGATATTGCTCAATACGCGGTGGGCTTTGCGATGGCCTTTATCATCGTCGGCATGATCCTTACAGTCGTTCTGGACCGAGTCCTAACCGGAGCGTAA
- a CDS encoding AAA family ATPase has product MKFQGTQDYVATDDLTIAVNAAVTLERPLLVKGEPGTGKTELARQVSNALGLPMIEWNIKSTTRAQQGLYEYDAVSRLRDSQLGEERVHDVKNYIRKGKMWQAFEAEGKTVLLIDEIDKADIEFPNDLLQELDKMEFFVYETGETIKAVNRPIVIITSNNEKELPDAFLRRCFFHYIQFPEMDTLRKIVEVHHPGIKDALLTTALTQFYDIRDQQGLKKKPSTSEVLDWLKLLLAEDLDASDLKKDGKSALPKLHGALLKNEQDVHLFERLAFMARAQK; this is encoded by the coding sequence ATGAAATTCCAAGGTACTCAAGATTACGTTGCCACAGATGACCTCACGATTGCGGTGAATGCGGCCGTGACACTGGAACGACCTCTGCTTGTAAAGGGCGAACCGGGTACAGGCAAAACGGAACTTGCGCGTCAGGTTTCCAATGCGCTTGGCCTGCCGATGATTGAATGGAACATCAAGTCCACGACTCGTGCACAACAAGGCCTGTACGAATATGACGCCGTCAGCCGTCTGCGCGACAGCCAGCTTGGTGAAGAGCGCGTGCACGACGTGAAAAACTACATCCGCAAGGGAAAGATGTGGCAGGCCTTCGAAGCGGAGGGCAAGACGGTGCTTTTGATCGACGAGATCGACAAGGCGGACATCGAATTCCCCAACGACCTTTTGCAAGAGCTCGATAAGATGGAGTTTTTCGTCTATGAGACCGGCGAAACGATCAAGGCGGTGAACCGCCCCATCGTGATCATCACCTCAAACAACGAAAAAGAGCTGCCCGACGCCTTCCTGCGCCGCTGCTTCTTCCACTATATCCAGTTCCCCGAGATGGACACACTGCGCAAGATCGTCGAAGTCCACCACCCCGGCATCAAAGATGCCTTGCTGACTACCGCATTGACCCAATTCTACGACATCCGCGATCAACAGGGCCTGAAGAAAAAGCCGTCGACGTCCGAAGTGCTTGATTGGTTGAAACTTCTATTGGCCGAAGATCTGGACGCATCCGACCTGAAGAAAGACGGCAAATCCGCCTTGCCCAAGCTGCACGGCGCGTTGCTGAAAAACGAGCAGGATGTGCATCTGTTTGAACGCCTTGCCTTTATGGCCCGCGCGCAAAAGTGA
- the dksA gene encoding RNA polymerase-binding protein DksA has protein sequence MGNDMKQEVFLADGYTPAENEPFMNDRQVEYFRRKLLNWKSELLAGSRDTIEGLQDGTRNIPDVNDRASEETDRALELRTRDRARKLVSKIDGALRRIDEGEFGYCSVTGEPISLKRLDARPIATMSLEAQERHERREKVHRDD, from the coding sequence ATGGGGAATGATATGAAGCAGGAAGTTTTTTTGGCGGATGGCTATACACCCGCTGAAAACGAACCGTTCATGAATGATCGGCAAGTTGAATACTTCAGACGCAAACTACTGAATTGGAAATCCGAACTGCTGGCGGGAAGCCGCGATACCATCGAAGGCTTGCAGGACGGCACACGGAATATCCCAGATGTGAACGATCGCGCCTCCGAAGAGACGGACCGCGCGCTTGAACTGCGCACACGGGACCGCGCACGCAAGCTGGTCAGCAAGATCGACGGGGCGCTGCGCCGCATTGACGAAGGTGAATTCGGGTATTGCTCTGTCACGGGTGAACCTATCTCGCTGAAACGCCTGGATGCGCGTCCAATCGCAACAATGAGCCTTGAGGCGCAAGAGCGTCACGAGCGCCGCGAGAAAGTCCACCGCGACGATTGA
- a CDS encoding FAD-dependent monooxygenase: MGISNAIVIGGGIGGLAAAAALSRRGMAVTLLEQAPAITEVGAGLQISPNGIAVLRAMGLESKLTERAAVRGQAVVLQDYKTGTRVARLDLMRGQGAYPYMFVHRADLVDILLGAAKRGNVSIELGVEVAEVTPGATPQLCLTDGSRRRAELIVDASGIHSRARAVLNGADQAEFTGQVAWRAVVPNTFDHPNEAHVTMGPGRHLVSYPLRGGGLVNLVAVEERDSWAAEGWNCFDDPANLKQAFAGFGGRAKAMINAVETCTLWGLHLHPVAQTWHQGGVALLGDAAHPTLPFLAQGANMALEDAWVLADTVLNHPADHALSRYQTLREPRVRRVIKAAAGNAMRYHLRPGAVRTAAHLGLKVASTLAPGAMVGAFNWLYHHDVTAPR, translated from the coding sequence ATGGGTATCAGCAACGCGATTGTAATTGGTGGTGGGATCGGCGGGCTGGCCGCAGCGGCGGCATTGTCACGTCGGGGCATGGCCGTCACCCTACTTGAACAGGCCCCCGCGATTACCGAGGTTGGCGCGGGCTTGCAGATCAGTCCAAACGGCATCGCGGTACTGCGCGCCATGGGGCTCGAATCCAAGCTGACCGAACGCGCCGCCGTGCGGGGGCAGGCGGTCGTGTTGCAGGACTATAAGACAGGCACGCGTGTCGCACGGCTGGACCTGATGCGGGGGCAGGGTGCGTACCCATATATGTTTGTGCATCGTGCCGATCTGGTGGATATCCTTCTGGGGGCTGCCAAACGAGGCAATGTGTCGATTGAGCTGGGCGTCGAGGTGGCAGAGGTGACGCCCGGTGCCACGCCGCAGCTGTGCCTCACAGACGGATCGCGCCGACGGGCCGAGTTGATCGTGGATGCCAGCGGCATTCATAGCCGCGCGCGCGCCGTTTTGAATGGCGCAGATCAGGCAGAGTTCACCGGACAGGTGGCATGGCGGGCTGTCGTGCCTAATACCTTTGACCATCCGAACGAGGCGCATGTGACCATGGGACCGGGGCGGCATCTGGTGAGCTACCCCTTACGTGGTGGAGGACTGGTCAATCTGGTCGCGGTGGAAGAGCGGGACAGCTGGGCTGCCGAAGGATGGAACTGCTTCGACGATCCGGCGAACCTAAAGCAGGCGTTCGCAGGCTTTGGCGGGCGTGCTAAGGCAATGATCAACGCGGTTGAGACCTGCACGCTTTGGGGGCTGCATCTACATCCCGTGGCACAGACGTGGCATCAGGGCGGGGTCGCGTTGCTTGGCGATGCTGCGCATCCGACGCTGCCGTTCCTCGCCCAAGGGGCGAACATGGCGCTAGAGGACGCGTGGGTGTTGGCTGACACCGTGTTGAACCACCCAGCAGACCATGCGCTAAGCCGCTACCAGACCCTACGCGAACCACGCGTGCGCCGGGTGATCAAAGCAGCGGCAGGTAACGCCATGCGCTATCACCTGCGCCCCGGTGCGGTACGGACAGCGGCCCATCTAGGATTGAAGGTGGCCAGTACCCTTGCCCCCGGGGCGATGGTCGGCGCGTTCAACTGGCTATACCACCATGATGTGACCGCGCCGAGATAG
- a CDS encoding ornithine cyclodeaminase: MTKLTPSDKALVPFVSVDNMMKLIHHIGLEPMLIGLGDYIEADFKRWELFDKTPRVASHSEQGVIELMPTSDGEVYGFKYVNGHPSNTAEGLQTVTAFGLLANVANGYPVLLSEMTMLTALRTAATSAVVARLLAPKGAHVMAMIGNGAQSEFQTLAMKAIVGIDEVRLYDIDKDATAKCAANLQGLGIKVVPCDTAEEAMLGAQIVTTCTADKQYATILTDNMIGSGIHINAIGGDCPGKTELAPAILHRAGIFVEYPEQTRIEGEIQQLEPDHPVTEIWQVLTGQAQGRTDDKQITLFDSVGFAIEDFSALRYVRDQIKATDLFDPLDLLADPEDPRDLFGMLQRAK, encoded by the coding sequence ATGACCAAGCTGACCCCCTCCGACAAAGCGCTGGTGCCCTTTGTATCCGTCGACAACATGATGAAGTTGATCCATCACATCGGGTTAGAGCCCATGCTGATTGGCCTCGGCGACTATATTGAGGCTGACTTCAAACGATGGGAGCTTTTTGACAAAACGCCCCGCGTTGCCAGCCACTCGGAACAAGGTGTGATCGAACTGATGCCGACCTCGGATGGTGAGGTGTACGGGTTCAAATACGTCAACGGTCACCCCTCGAACACCGCCGAGGGCTTGCAGACCGTGACCGCCTTTGGCCTGCTGGCAAATGTCGCCAATGGATATCCGGTGCTGCTGTCCGAGATGACAATGCTAACCGCACTGCGCACTGCGGCGACGTCGGCGGTGGTGGCGCGGCTGCTGGCCCCCAAGGGCGCGCATGTCATGGCGATGATTGGTAACGGGGCGCAGTCCGAATTCCAGACCCTCGCGATGAAGGCCATCGTTGGCATCGACGAGGTGCGTTTATATGACATCGACAAAGACGCCACCGCCAAATGTGCGGCGAACCTGCAAGGGCTGGGGATTAAGGTCGTCCCCTGCGACACCGCCGAAGAGGCCATGCTGGGCGCGCAAATCGTCACCACCTGCACCGCAGATAAACAATACGCCACCATCCTCACCGATAATATGATCGGGAGCGGCATCCACATCAACGCCATCGGCGGCGATTGCCCCGGCAAGACAGAATTGGCCCCCGCGATCCTGCACCGCGCAGGGATCTTTGTGGAATACCCCGAACAGACCCGTATCGAAGGCGAGATCCAGCAGCTTGAACCGGACCATCCTGTTACGGAAATCTGGCAGGTGCTGACCGGTCAGGCGCAGGGGCGCACGGATGACAAGCAGATCACCCTGTTCGACAGCGTCGGCTTCGCGATCGAGGATTTCTCGGCGCTGCGGTATGTGCGCGACCAGATCAAGGCGACTGATCTATTTGATCCCCTTGACCTGCTGGCCGACCCCGAAGATCCGCGTGACCTTTTCGGGATGCTCCAACGCGCCAAGTAA